One window of Trifolium pratense cultivar HEN17-A07 linkage group LG5, ARS_RC_1.1, whole genome shotgun sequence genomic DNA carries:
- the LOC123883821 gene encoding uncharacterized protein LOC123883821, translated as MDPSKFLFDIEAYKRRSEIEERYIVNRFRERRNQIEERYTPRVKRKYHAAANQGSTKCSGSEEWNEFKQYREKEFERLDKIAMRQEETNQAKKMEMFMKLSSKEHLDDRCKEMLEKLGRDLFGN; from the exons ATGGATCCTTCAAAATTTCTTTTTGATATCGAAGCTTACAAAAGACGGTCTGAAATCGAAGAGAGGTATATCGTCAACCGGTTCAGGGAGCGACGAAACCAAATAGAGGAAAGATATACACCTCGTGTCAAGAGAAAATATCATGCAGCGGCAAACCAAG GATCAACTAAGTGTTCGGGCAGTGAAGAGTGGAATGAATTCAAACAATATAGGGAGAAAGAGTTTGAACGATTGGACAAAATAGCCATGAGGCAAGAGGAGACTAACCAGGCTAAGAAGATGGAGATGTTTATGAAGCTAAGTTCAAAGGAGCATCTCGATGATCGGTGCAAAGAGATGTTGGAAAAGTTGGGTCGCGATCTGTTTGGAAATTAA
- the LOC123883817 gene encoding histone H3.2-like, which translates to MYSPNTSFSLIASQFSFFSLKSQPNTHFPSLFSPIKMARTKQTARKSTGLKAPRKQLATKAARKSAPATGGVKKPHRFRPGTVALREIRKYQKSTELLIRKLPFQRLVREIAQDFKTDVRFQSSVVSALQEADEAYLVGLFEDTNLCAIHAKRVTIMPKDIQLARRIRGERA; encoded by the coding sequence ATGTATTCCCCAAAcacttctttctctctcatcgCATCTCAATTTTCCTTCTTCTCTCTCAAATCACAACCAAACActcattttccctctcttttcTCTCCGATCAAAATGGCACGTACAAAACAAACCGCTCGCAAATCCACTGGACTAAAAGCACCAAGGAAACAACTAGCAACAAAAGCCGCACGGAAATCTGCTCCGGCGACCGGAGGAGTGAAGAAACCTCACAGATTTCGTCCAGGAACAGTTGCTTTAAGAGAGATCAGAAAGTATCAAAAGAGCACTGAGCTTCTCATTAGGAAACTTCCATTCCAAAGATTGGTCAGAGAAATCGCTCAGGATTTCAAAACTGATGTACGATTCCAAAGTAGTGTTGTTTCTGCTCTTCAAGAAGCTGATGAAGCTTATCTTGTTGGTTTGTTTGAAGATACTAATCTTTGTGCTATTCATGCTAAGAGAGTTACTATTATGCCTAAGGATATTCAACTTGCTCGTAGGATTAGAGGCGAGAGGGCTTAG